A genomic window from Chrysoperla carnea chromosome 3, inChrCarn1.1, whole genome shotgun sequence includes:
- the LOC123296242 gene encoding uncharacterized protein LOC123296242 encodes MTLPSVGGDDNTRSESWDYKYDTVAVEDGEKKSKFTEEEEEKSNFTQEYISTGISSLGMLISGIQFAWIGPILPALLSGAFKIHITMKQSVWVMSLLQVGAVPGCILGSIIANVYGRRISILFISIPFIISSIVTVMAENVMHYYIARFISGISVGACFSVIPMYISEIASPEIRGKLGTSYGLSMSAGILLSFILGAYLPIVTNAMICTIFPIIMLILSFYLPETPYHFIIKQDFDRAEKTLKFLRKKSNVREELKRLIEGNREETAKGKTSFWDLLTNPTNRKSLIIICVLLKGQQWTGSTAIFGYSQVIFEEGHSSISAETCGVLLAVMNFAVVFLCGSLIDLLGRRKLLMISALIATFPLAMLGCYFYLQDNVKYEYIEYFRLTPLIAIVIYKFSYGIGLSPIPYVLLGEIFPTTVKAHAASFVSVYGSLVGVCANKMYELMYSEFSYPGTFIMYVGFTLLMLPFIYFMVPETKGLSLEEIQARLKKEYMMAQNKKENDYKYSEVLNEKPEEFELSIETKKGYYFQEWIVSFIASMLLFVTGIHYMWVSPILPALLNGSEKIHITTAESVTILGILNIGVVPGTIGGSMLADRFGRRLTLIWTGVLFVISGIILIFSYTAFTLCMARFLAGLSAGVGATVVLVYCSEIASPEIRGILLIVMTTFSNLGMVVVYFIGTFSNFQMNTIICCIFPVVTLLILFYIPESPYYLIYKKDYVNAEKSLRFLRGRSNVTQELKEMKEGGTNKDSEQTNNFLALFTEKTNRWALFMAGGLICCTELTATNVISQYCNVIFEKANSSVMSADAGGIVQSIINMVVVLLCGCMIEKVGRRVLLLASCFLSVFPLIAVGIFFYFQESGYPNIDQYSLIPFIGLTSLKFTVGLGIYCIPFIYIGELFPTNVKANASAICIILATVFNVLAIKLYQLLTDHVSYDIAFYAFALLCIASGIFVYVFVPETRGKSFEEIQEDLRRITK; translated from the exons ATGACTTTACCGTCAGTTGGAGGAGATGATAATACACGATCGGAAAGTTGGGATTATAAATATGATACGGTTGCCGTTGAAGATggtgaaaaaaaatcgaaatttactgAGGAAGAGGAGGAAAAGTCGAATTTTACACAAGAATATATTTCGACTGGAATAT CATCCCTTGGAATGTTGATATCAGGTATACAATTCGCCTGGATTGGTCCAATACTACCAGCACTCTTATCTGGTGCTTTTAAAATTCACATAACAATGAAACAATCTGTATGGGTTATGAGTTTGTTACAAGTTGGAGCCGTTCCTGGATGTATACTTGGTTCGATTATTGCAAACGTTTATGGACGtcgaatatcaattttattcatttcaataccaTTTATTATATCATCGATAGTAACAGTTATGGCTGAAAATGTTATGCATTATTATATCGCACGATTTATCAGTGGGATAAGTGTGGGTGCATGTTTTTCTGTGATACCAATGTATATAAGTGAAATTGCATCACCAGAAATTCGCGGAAAATTAGGTACATCCTATGGATTATCCATGAGTGCTGGAatacttttatcatttatacttGGAGCATACTTGCCAATTGTTACaaatgcaatgatttgtacaatATTTCCAATTATCATGTTAATCCTTTCTTTTTACTTGCCAGAAACTccttatcattttattataaaacaagatTTCGATCGGGCggaaaaaacattgaaattcctacgaaaaaaatcaaatgtacGTGAAGAATTGAAACGATTAATTGAAGGTAATAGAGAGGAAACGGCAAAAGGTAAAACATCATTTTGGGACTTATTAACAAATCCAACCAATCGGAAATCATTGATTATTATATGTGTGCTGTTAAAAGGCCAACAATGGACCGGTTCAACCGCAATTTTTGGATATTCTCAAGTAATTTTCGAAGAAGGTCATTCAAGTATTTCAGCTGAAACATGCGGTGTACTATTAGCCGTAATGAATTTTGCTGTAGTATTTCTTTGTGGAAGTCTTATCGATCTTTTGGGtagaagaaaacttttaatGATTTCCGCACTCATAGCAACATTTCCACTAGCTATGTTAGGGTGTTATTTTTATCTTCAAGATAATGTAAAGTATGAgtacatcgaatattttcggCTAACACCATTAATCGCTAttgtcatttataaattttcgtatGGAATTGGACTTTCACCAATTCCATATGTATTATTGGGTGAAATATTTCCAACAACGGTTAAAGCACATGCAGCCTCGTTTGTTTCCGTGTATGGATCACTTGTTGGAGTTTGTGCCAATAAAATGTATGAGCTCATGTATTCAGAATTTAGTTATCCGGGtacatttattatgtatgttgGATTTACGCTACTGATgttaccatttatttattttatggtacCAGAAACGAAAGGATTATCTTTGGAAGAAATTCAAGCGCGATTAAAAAAG GAATACATGATGGCTcaaaataagaaagaaaatgattataaatatagtGAAGTTTTAAATGAGAAACCTGAAGAGTTTGAACTTTCAATAGAAACGAAGAAAGGCTATTATTTTCAAGAATGGATTGTTTCTTTTATcg CTTCGATGTTATTATTCGTAACTGGTATCCATTACATGTGGGTATCGCCAATTTTACCAGCTTTACTAAATGGGtcagaaaaaattcatatcaccACAGCGGAATCAGTAACAATATTGGGTATCTTAAATATTGGCGTTGTGCCTGGAACTATTGGCGGATCAATGTTAGCTGATCGTTTTGGACGGCGTCTAACATTAATCTGGACTGGAGTATTATTTGTGATATctggaattattttaatattttcatacacagCATTCACCTTATGTATGGCTCGATTTTTAGCTGGACTTAGTGCAGGTGTTGGAGCAACAGTTGTGTTAGTGTACTGTAGTGAAATTGCATCGCCAGAAATTCGCGGTATCTTATTAATTGTAATGACTACGTTCTCAAATTTGGGAATGgttgttgtatattttatcggaacattttcaaatttccaaatGAACACaattatttgttgtattttcCCAGTTGTaactttacttattttattttacattcccGAATCGCCGTattacttaatttataaaaaggatTACGTTAATGCAGAAAAATCGCTGCGATTTTTACGAGGACGATCAAATGTAACTCAAGAGttaaaagaaatgaaagaaGGTGGAACAAACAAGGACAGTGAACaaacgaataattttttagcCCTATTCACGGAAAAAACTAATCGTTGGGCACTTTTTATGGCTGGTGGATTAATTTGCTGTACAGAATTAACTGCTACGAATGTCATTTCACAGTATtgtaatgtaatttttgaaaaagcaaACTCCAGTGTTATGTCAGCCGATGCCGGAGGTATAGTTCAATCAATTATCAATATGGTAGTTGTTCTTTTATGTGGATGCATGATAGAAAAAGTGGGGAGAAGAGTTTTATTGTTAGCTTCGtgttttttatcagtttttccATTAATAGCTGTtggtatatttttctattttcaagaaAGTGGATATCCAAATATTGATCAATACTCCTTGATACCATTTATTGGTTTAACATCCCTAAAATTCACCGTAGGTTTGGGTATTTATTGTATACCGTTCATATATATTGGAGAATTATTTCCAACCAATGTAAAAGCAAATGCTTCCgcaatttgtataattttagcGACAGTTTTTAATGTTCTAGCAATAAAACTCTACCAGTTATTAACAGATCACGTCTCGTATGATATTGCGTTCTATGCCTTTGCCCTTTTATGTATAGCTAGTGGCATATTTGTGTACGTTTTTGTGCCAGAAACTCGTGGAAAATcatttgaagaaattcaagAAGATTTACGTAGGATAACTAAATAG
- the LOC123295542 gene encoding facilitated trehalose transporter Tret1-2 homolog gives MAQTKKENDYKYSEVLNEKPEEFELSAGTKKNYYFQEWVVSLIASMLFLITGIHYMWVSPILPDLLNGSEKIHITTEESVTIIGIFNVGIIPGTIGGSMLADRYGRRLTLIWTGVLFVISGIILIFSYTAFTLCVARFLAGISVGIGYTVVLVYCSEIASPEIRGILLIVMTTFVNIGIVVIYFIGTFLSFQMNTIVCGIFPVVTFLLLFYIPESPYYLIYKNDYVNAEKSLKFLRGRSNVTSELKQMKEGDTNQDNAQQNSFLALFTVKTNRWALFMAGGLICCTELTATNAISQYCNVIFEKANSSVMSADAGGIFQSIINLVVVFLCGSLVEKVGRRILLLASCLSSVFPLLAIGIFFSFQEHGYPNIDQFSLVPFIGLTSLKITVGLGIYCIPFIYIGELFPTNVKANASAICVILSTVFNTITIKMFQVLTDNLTYDIAFYVFSVLCLAAALFIYVFVPETRGKSFEEIQNDLRRIAK, from the exons ATGGCGCAGACTAAGAAAGAAAATGATTATAAGTATAGTgaagttttaaatgaaaagcctGAAGAGTTTGAACTTTCAGCTGGAaccaagaaaaattattattttcaagaatGGGTTGTTTCTTTAATTg CTTCAATGTTATTTCTGATAACTGGCATTCATTACATGTGGGTATCGCCAATTTTACCAGATTTGTTAAATGGAtcagaaaaaattcatatcaccACGGAAGAATCAGTAACAATAATCGGTATCTTCAATGTTGGAATTATTCCTGGAACTATTGGTGGATCAATGTTAGCTGATCGCTATGGACGACGTCTAACATTAATCTGGACTGgagtattatttgtaatatctggaattattttaatattttcatacacagCATTCACCTTATGTGTGGCTCGATTTTTAGCCGGTATCAGTGTAGGTATTGGATACACTGTTGTATTAGTGTACTGTAGCGAAATTGCATCGCCAGAAATTCGTGGAATTCTATTAATTGTTATGACAACTTTCGTAAATATAGGGATtgtcgttatatattttatcggAACATTTTTAAGTTTCCAAATGAATACAATCGTTTGTGGTATTTTTCCAGTGGTAACGTTTCTACTGTTATTTTACATTCCGGAATCGCCGTattacttaatttataaaaatgattacgtTAATGCagaaaaatcgttaaaatttttacgCGGTCGATCAAATGTGACCAgcgaattaaaacaaatgaaagaaGGCGATACAAATCAGGACAATGCtcaacaaaatagttttttggcCCTGTTCACGGTAAAAACCAATCGCTGGGCTTTGTTTATGGCTGGTGGATTAATTTGTTGTACAGAATTAACTGCAACTAATGCAATTTCACAGTATtgtaatgtaatttttgaaaaagcaaATTCCAGTGTTATGTCTGCAGATGCCGGAGGTATATTCCAATCAATTATCAATTTGGTGGTTGTCTTTTTATGCGGAAGCTTAGTTGAGAAAGTTGGCCGAAGAATCTTACTTCTGGCTTCATGTCTCTCATCAGTTTTTCCATTATTGGCAATTGGtatatttttctcttttcaAGAACATGGGTATCCAAATATTGATCAATTCTCCTTGGTACCATTTATTGGTTTAACATCCCTAAAAATAACCGTCGGTTTGGGTATTTATTGCATACCGTTCATATATATCGGAGAATTATTTCCAACCAATGTAAAAGCAAATGCATCTGCGATTTGTGTAATTTTATCAACTGTTTTCAATAcgattacaataaaaatgttccAAGTATTAACGGATAATTTAACGTATGATATTGCGTTCTATGTATTTTCTGTTCTATGTCTAGCTGctgcattatttatatatgtttttgtacCCGAAACCCGTGGAAAATCATTTGAAGAAATTCAGAATGATTTGAGAAGGATTGCTAAATAG
- the LOC123296244 gene encoding 28S ribosomal protein S35, mitochondrial: MSIIIRITRNQVKLNQCLLRNASQSADKTKTYDENEFRVLNLKNTKNPSLLRRKPKPVGALPPRANQMAVDQDWPSVWPGPKTFHPASVPLPVRQGYNEKGAPPGKIGNAELMKIPNFLHLTPPAIKKHCEVLSKFCTPWPANLDTEEKCRKHFPVKIISSDYCHASPTIRDPLARIVSIKLKLEDLKLDSHARDKFLRLVGDRYDPVTDEVTIVTDRCPTKKQNYDYAIYLLTALYHESCTVEEWESEKSESDMEYYDWETSKAKKTIAFISEWSADNTDINVDNVDVSTIPHANEYRDIITELRNNGENDLIYEKYATVTRKLFNLPPPL; the protein is encoded by the coding sequence atgtcGATAATTATTCGAATAACTCGAAATCAAGTGAAATTAAATCAGTGTTTATTACGAAATGCATCACAGAGTGctgataaaacaaaaacatacgaTGAAAATGAGTTTCGTGTACTTAacctcaaaaatacaaaaaatccaTCACTGCTGCGACGAAAACCAAAACCTGTAGGCGCTTTACCACCACGAGCAAATCAAATGGCTGTTGATCAAGATTGGCCAAGCGTATGGCCCGGTCCGAAAACATTTCATCCAGCTAGTGTACCATTACCGGTAAGACAAGGATATAATGAAAAAGGAGCACCACCGGGCAAAATTGGTAATGCAGAGTTAAtgaaaataccaaattttttacatttaacaccACCAGCTATCAAAAAACATTgtgaagttttatcaaaattttgtacaccaTGGCCAGCTAATTTGGATACGGAAGAAAAATGTCGAAAACATTTCCctgtgaaaataatttcatctgaTTATTGTCATGCATCACCGACAATTCGAGATCCTTTAGCAAGAAttgtatcaataaaattaaaattagaggATTTGAAATTAGATTCACATGCACGAGATAAATTTTTACGATTAGTTGGTGATCGCTATGATCCAGTAACAGATGAAGTAACAATTGTTACCGATAGATGTCcaacgaaaaaacaaaattacgaTTATGCAATTTATTTGTTAACTGCTTTATATCATGAATCATGTACAGTCGAAGAATGGGAAAGTGAAAAATCTGAAAGCGATATGGAATATTATGATTGGGAAACTAGTAAAGCAAAGAAAACAATTGCATTTATAAGTGAATGGTCAGCCGATAATACAGATATCAATGTTGATAATGTAGATGTCTCTACTATACCCCATGCTAATGAATACCGTGACATTATTACGGAGTTGAGAAATAATGGTGAAAATGacttaatttatgaaaaatatgcaaCAGTAACgagaaagttatttaatttaccTCCGccgttgtaa